In one window of Cryptococcus depauperatus CBS 7841 chromosome 3, complete sequence DNA:
- a CDS encoding magnesium-dependent phosphatase-1: MGRRSLPTEQNLPAESCHKLSENDPNSFPLLVAFDLDYTLWDLWIDTHIVPPLKRLGDLLNQLVDRRGQNLSFYPEVPLVLAELKRRRIHIAAASRTSAPELAREALSLLLLEGEEGGDHMKALSYFNTLEIYPGSKLRHFREIHRKTGIPYSQMLFFDDEHRNFEVEALGVTMQLVPHTGTDRRLWGEGLAKWRKRRGIITYKE, from the exons atgggaagaagatcaTTGCCAACAGAACAAAATCTTCCAGCAGAATCCTGTCACAAATTATCGGAAAATGATCccaactcttttcctctaCTCGTAGCATTTGATCTAGA CTACACACTCTGGGACTTGTGGATTGAT ACGCATATAGTACCACCTCTAAAAAGATTGGGAGACCTTCTCAACCAACTTGTAGATCG GCGGGGGCAAAATCTATCTTTCTATCCTGAAGTTCCGTTGGTTCTTGCCGAGCTCAAGCGCAGAAGAATACATATTGCTGCGGCATCAAGGACTAGCGCTCCAGAGCT CGCGCGCGAAGCTTTGTCATTACTTCTCCTTGAGGGTGAAGAAGGCGGTGATCATATGAAGGCTTTGTCATATTTTAACACT CTGGAAATATACCCTG GTTCTAAATTGCGACACTTTCGAGAGATTCATAGGAAAACAGGAATACCATACAGTCAAATG CTTTtttttgatgatgagcATCGGAATTTTGAGGTTGAAGCTCTTGGAGTTACCATGCAGCTTGTCCCTCATACAGGTACCGACCGTCGGTTATGGGGAGAGGGATTAGCAAAGTGGAGAAAACGCAGAGGGATTATAACCTATAAAGAATGA